The following proteins come from a genomic window of Kitasatospora sp. NBC_01246:
- a CDS encoding carboxyl transferase domain-containing protein, which produces MVISTAGAPTGFHGGAAAGTTAGGATNGAAAGAVPPGAAAPAPRLGTAADPGSEAYRANTEAHRALVGELREKLAAAALGGGAKARARHTARGKLLPRDRVDTLLDPASPFLELAPLAADGMYDGAAPAAGVIAGIGRVAGREVVVVANDATVKGGTYYPMTVKKHLRAQEVALENRLPCVYLVDSGGAFLPMQDEVFPDRDHFGRIFYNQARLSAAGIPQIAAVLGSCTAGGAYVPAMSDQAVIVRNQGTIFLGGPPLVKAATGEVVTAEELGGGDLHSRTSGVTDHLAEDDAHALSIVRTIVAGLGPRAARPWPLAPAEPPTVDPAGLYGAVPVDPRTPYDVREVIARLVDGSRFAEFKAEYGATLVTGFARIHGHPVGIVANNGVLFAESALKGAHFIELCDQRGIPLLFLQNITGFMVGRQYEAGGIAKHGAKMVNAVASTRVPKLTVVIGGSYGAGNYSMCGRAYSPRFLWMWPGAKISVMGGEQAASVLATVRRDQLEAHGESWPTEAEEEFKRPVREQYDRQGNAYYATARLWDDGVIDPMDTRTVLGLALTACANAPLPPPGPYGVFRM; this is translated from the coding sequence ATGGTCATCTCCACCGCCGGTGCACCCACCGGCTTCCACGGCGGCGCAGCGGCCGGAACCACGGCGGGCGGCGCGACGAACGGCGCGGCCGCCGGAGCCGTTCCACCGGGCGCCGCCGCGCCCGCCCCCCGGCTCGGCACCGCCGCCGACCCGGGCTCGGAGGCCTACCGGGCCAACACCGAGGCCCATCGTGCGCTGGTCGGCGAGCTGCGCGAGAAGCTCGCCGCGGCCGCACTCGGCGGCGGGGCCAAGGCCCGGGCGCGCCACACCGCCCGCGGCAAACTGCTCCCCCGCGACCGGGTGGACACGCTGCTCGACCCGGCCTCGCCGTTCCTCGAACTGGCGCCGCTGGCGGCCGACGGGATGTACGACGGAGCCGCTCCGGCGGCCGGCGTGATCGCGGGCATCGGCCGGGTCGCCGGGCGCGAGGTGGTCGTCGTCGCCAACGACGCCACCGTCAAGGGCGGCACCTACTACCCGATGACGGTGAAGAAGCACCTGCGCGCCCAGGAGGTCGCGCTGGAGAACCGGCTCCCCTGCGTCTACCTGGTGGACTCCGGCGGCGCCTTCCTGCCGATGCAGGACGAGGTCTTCCCGGACCGCGACCACTTCGGCCGGATCTTCTACAACCAGGCCCGCCTCTCCGCCGCCGGGATCCCGCAGATCGCCGCCGTGCTCGGCTCCTGCACGGCGGGCGGCGCGTACGTACCGGCGATGAGCGACCAGGCCGTCATCGTCCGCAACCAGGGCACCATCTTCCTCGGCGGACCGCCGCTGGTGAAGGCCGCCACCGGCGAGGTGGTGACCGCCGAGGAGCTCGGCGGCGGCGACCTCCACTCCCGCACCTCCGGCGTGACGGACCACCTGGCCGAGGACGACGCCCACGCCCTCTCCATCGTGCGCACCATCGTCGCCGGACTGGGCCCGCGCGCGGCCAGGCCGTGGCCGCTGGCCCCGGCCGAGCCGCCCACCGTCGACCCGGCGGGTCTGTACGGAGCCGTCCCGGTCGACCCCCGGACGCCGTACGACGTCCGCGAGGTGATCGCGCGGCTGGTCGACGGCAGCCGGTTCGCCGAGTTCAAGGCCGAGTACGGCGCGACCCTGGTGACGGGGTTCGCCCGGATCCACGGCCACCCCGTCGGCATCGTCGCCAACAACGGTGTGCTCTTCGCGGAGTCCGCCCTCAAGGGTGCCCACTTCATCGAGTTGTGCGACCAGCGGGGCATCCCCCTCCTCTTCCTCCAGAACATCACCGGCTTCATGGTCGGGCGGCAGTACGAGGCGGGCGGCATCGCCAAGCACGGCGCCAAGATGGTGAACGCCGTCGCCTCCACCCGCGTCCCGAAGCTGACGGTGGTGATCGGCGGCTCGTACGGGGCCGGCAACTACTCGATGTGCGGCCGGGCCTACTCGCCCCGCTTCCTGTGGATGTGGCCGGGCGCGAAGATCTCCGTGATGGGCGGCGAGCAGGCCGCCTCGGTGCTGGCGACCGTCCGGCGAGACCAGCTCGAAGCCCACGGCGAGTCCTGGCCCACCGAGGCGGAGGAGGAGTTCAAGCGCCCCGTCCGGGAGCAGTACGACCGCCAGGGGAACGCCTACTACGCCACCGCACGGCTCTGGGACGACGGAGTGATCGACCCGATGGACACCCGCACCGTCCTCGGACTCGCCCTCACCGCCTGCGCCAACGCCCCGCTCCCGCCGCCCGGCCCGTACGGCGTCTTCCGGATGTGA
- a CDS encoding acetyl/propionyl/methylcrotonyl-CoA carboxylase subunit alpha: MFDTVLVANRGEIAVRVIRTLRRLGVRSVAVFSDADADAPHVREADVAVRLGPADRSDSSATETYLRTDQILAAARRTGAQAVHPGYGFLAENSSFARACADAGLVFIGPPPAAVELMGDKINAKEAVRAAGVPVVPGSEATAPTDGELVAAADEIGFPVLLKPSAGGGGKGMRLVRDRAELPTEIAAARRVARTAFGDDTLLLERWVDRPRHIEVQVLADAHGTTVHLGERECSLQRRHQKLIEEAPSVLLNAETRAAMGAAAVRAAESCGYTGAGTVEFIVPGLDPDSPVPTEGVRDFFFMEMNTRLQVEHPVTELAVAVSGTTDGSAGTGGTQQRRLDLVEWQLRIASGERLTFTQPDISFLGHAIEARICAEDPERDFLPTGGRILALDEPQGEGIRVDSGVAPGTEITSSYDPMLAKVIAYGPDRPTALRRLRAALADTRILGVTTNTGFLRRLLAHPDVVAGRLDTGLVEQTAQQQPALLASPYAPANAASTAPTADTGTADADPGHSDEAAGGTEPRPTEAPTPAHLLYYAAALARHLSLTPTADGDGWTDPFSLPSGWRIGGQAAWTTHRLRTPGQDPVSVSIRPITVGNVAEATDIPPGVTREVDIRLGSGPVHRARAVRSGDRLHLTADGLQTTFALAADGAPGTATGPVTWLGIDGDAWPVHGYDPVGESTTAGAAHHGALTAPMPGTVTVVKTTAGELVRKGQPLLVLEAMKMEHVIAAPHDGTVSELRATAGATVAMEELLVVVAPAEDGPGGEEPGKGGPASAGSPADGPALGAVAAEVRS; the protein is encoded by the coding sequence ATGTTCGACACAGTTCTGGTCGCCAACCGTGGCGAGATCGCCGTCCGGGTGATCCGCACCCTGCGGCGGCTCGGCGTGCGCTCCGTCGCCGTCTTCAGCGACGCGGACGCCGACGCACCGCACGTCCGCGAGGCCGATGTCGCGGTACGGCTCGGACCGGCCGACCGCAGTGACAGCTCGGCCACCGAGACGTACCTGCGGACCGACCAGATCCTCGCCGCGGCCCGCCGCACCGGTGCCCAGGCCGTTCACCCCGGCTACGGCTTCCTCGCCGAGAACTCCTCCTTCGCGCGCGCCTGCGCCGACGCGGGCCTGGTCTTCATCGGTCCTCCTCCCGCTGCGGTCGAGCTGATGGGTGACAAGATCAACGCCAAGGAGGCCGTACGGGCCGCCGGCGTACCGGTGGTCCCGGGCAGCGAAGCCACCGCGCCCACCGACGGGGAACTCGTCGCGGCCGCCGACGAGATCGGCTTCCCCGTGCTGCTCAAGCCGTCCGCCGGGGGCGGCGGCAAGGGCATGCGCCTGGTGCGGGACCGGGCCGAGCTGCCGACCGAGATCGCCGCCGCCCGGCGGGTCGCCCGCACCGCCTTCGGCGACGACACCCTGCTGCTGGAGCGGTGGGTCGACCGGCCGCGCCACATCGAGGTCCAGGTGCTCGCCGACGCCCACGGCACCACCGTCCACCTCGGCGAGCGCGAGTGCAGCCTGCAGCGCCGCCACCAGAAGTTGATCGAAGAAGCACCCTCCGTTCTGCTCAATGCCGAGACCCGCGCCGCGATGGGCGCAGCCGCCGTCCGCGCCGCGGAGTCCTGCGGCTACACCGGGGCCGGCACCGTGGAGTTCATCGTCCCCGGCCTCGACCCGGACTCCCCCGTCCCCACCGAGGGGGTACGGGACTTCTTCTTCATGGAGATGAACACCCGCCTCCAGGTCGAACACCCCGTCACCGAACTCGCCGTGGCCGTCAGCGGCACCACCGACGGCTCCGCCGGGACGGGCGGCACCCAGCAGCGACGACTGGACCTGGTCGAGTGGCAGCTGCGGATCGCCTCGGGCGAGCGCCTCACCTTCACCCAGCCGGACATCTCCTTCCTGGGCCACGCCATCGAGGCCCGGATCTGTGCGGAGGACCCGGAGCGGGACTTCCTCCCCACCGGTGGACGCATCCTCGCCCTCGACGAGCCGCAGGGCGAAGGCATCAGGGTGGACTCGGGTGTCGCCCCGGGCACCGAGATCACCAGCTCCTACGACCCCATGCTCGCCAAGGTCATCGCGTACGGGCCCGACCGCCCGACCGCGCTGCGCCGGCTCCGCGCCGCGCTGGCCGACACCCGGATCCTGGGCGTGACCACCAACACGGGCTTCCTGCGGCGACTGCTCGCCCACCCCGATGTCGTCGCCGGCCGCCTCGACACCGGGCTAGTGGAGCAGACGGCGCAGCAGCAGCCCGCACTGCTCGCCTCGCCCTACGCTCCGGCCAACGCGGCCTCCACCGCTCCGACCGCCGACACCGGCACCGCCGACGCAGACCCCGGCCACTCCGACGAAGCCGCCGGGGGCACCGAGCCCCGGCCTACCGAGGCTCCGACGCCCGCCCACCTCCTCTACTACGCGGCCGCGCTCGCGCGGCACCTGAGCCTCACTCCCACCGCCGACGGCGACGGCTGGACCGACCCCTTCTCCCTTCCCTCCGGCTGGCGCATCGGCGGCCAAGCGGCCTGGACCACCCATCGACTCCGTACCCCCGGCCAGGACCCGGTGTCGGTGAGCATCCGTCCGATCACCGTCGGCAACGTAGCCGAGGCCACTGACATTCCCCCGGGCGTCACCCGTGAGGTGGACATCCGGCTCGGCTCCGGACCGGTCCACCGGGCCCGGGCCGTCCGGTCGGGCGACCGGCTGCACCTCACCGCCGACGGGCTCCAGACGACGTTCGCCCTGGCCGCCGACGGCGCCCCCGGCACGGCCACCGGCCCGGTGACCTGGCTCGGGATCGACGGCGACGCCTGGCCGGTGCACGGCTACGACCCGGTCGGCGAGAGCACCACCGCCGGCGCGGCCCACCACGGCGCCCTCACCGCCCCGATGCCCGGCACGGTCACCGTCGTGAAGACCACGGCCGGCGAGCTGGTCCGCAAGGGCCAACCGCTGCTCGTCCTGGAGGCCATGAAGATGGAACACGTGATCGCCGCCCCGCACGACGGCACCGTGAGCGAGCTGCGGGCCACCGCGGGAGCCACGGTGGCGATGGAGGAGCTGCTGGTCGTGGTCGCCCCGGCCGAGGACGGACCGGGCGGGGAGGAACCGGGGAAGGGCGGACCGGCCTCCGCCGGATCGCCCGCGGACGGCCCGGCGCTCGGTGCGGTCGCCGCCGAGGTGCGGTCATGA
- a CDS encoding HAD family hydrolase: MPLLLFDLDNTLLPRDAAFRAWARDFLTERGLPPDDLDWLVTIDGGGYVPRSTVLSAIQRRYGLDDSLDFLLAHFRRGINSHIHCPSRNIDALRVARAAGWTLGIVSNGNTRPQLEKIRRTGLGPMVDGWVISEEAECVKPDPLIFEIAAQRCGIAPTGDWASNTWMVGDHAPADIAGAELTGLRSVWLHHGRPWAEPGYRPTLKAAGLPEAVGQVLAARSAPGARPGIRAAGPGHRRAVGTAAMVGSRRLRGPADGAAPAAALSGAKPGAQAPLSALDGLRAPVPGGRPDSGAPAAVAAVRV, translated from the coding sequence ATGCCGCTGCTCCTGTTCGACCTCGACAACACGCTGCTCCCCAGGGACGCCGCCTTCCGAGCCTGGGCCCGGGACTTCCTGACCGAGCGAGGCCTTCCGCCGGACGACCTCGACTGGCTGGTCACCATCGACGGCGGCGGGTACGTGCCGCGCAGCACCGTACTGTCCGCGATCCAGCGCCGCTACGGCCTGGACGACTCTCTCGACTTCCTGCTCGCCCACTTCCGACGCGGCATCAACTCCCACATCCACTGCCCCTCCCGCAACATCGACGCGCTGCGGGTGGCGCGTGCGGCCGGGTGGACGCTCGGCATCGTCAGCAACGGCAACACCCGGCCGCAGTTGGAGAAGATCCGCCGGACCGGGCTGGGACCGATGGTCGACGGCTGGGTCATCTCGGAGGAGGCGGAGTGCGTCAAGCCGGACCCGTTGATCTTCGAGATCGCCGCGCAGCGGTGCGGCATCGCGCCCACCGGCGACTGGGCCTCGAACACCTGGATGGTCGGGGACCACGCCCCCGCCGACATCGCCGGCGCGGAGCTGACCGGGCTGCGCAGCGTCTGGCTGCACCACGGCCGCCCCTGGGCCGAGCCGGGCTACCGGCCGACGCTCAAGGCGGCCGGTCTGCCGGAGGCGGTCGGGCAGGTACTCGCCGCACGCAGCGCGCCGGGCGCCAGGCCCGGCATCCGGGCCGCCGGACCGGGCCACCGGCGGGCAGTGGGCACGGCCGCGATGGTAGGCAGCCGGCGGCTCCGGGGGCCCGCCGACGGGGCGGCGCCCGCAGCAGCGCTGTCCGGCGCGAAACCCGGCGCGCAGGCCCCGCTTTCCGCCCTGGACGGCCTGCGTGCGCCTGTTCCCGGGGGCCGCCCGGACAGCGGCGCTCCGGCCGCCGTGGCGGCCGTCCGTGTCTGA
- a CDS encoding TetR/AcrR family transcriptional regulator has product MPNVPGASALPRRDQIRREAARLFAARGFLGVGVDEIGKAVGISGPGLYRHFAGKDAMLADLLIGISERLLEEGRRRAGGGDGGAEALDALIRGHVDFALDDRDLITLHDRELLNLKDEDRRTVRRLQRGYVELWVDVVRRAHPSLAVPDAEPVARAAVHAVFGLINSTPHSLGPSPAQEDRGAQEDRAALQRDSMAALLHSLAHGAFSAAAGTAARS; this is encoded by the coding sequence ATGCCGAACGTCCCGGGCGCCTCCGCGCTCCCACGCCGTGACCAGATCCGCAGGGAGGCCGCGCGGCTGTTCGCCGCCCGGGGCTTCCTGGGCGTGGGTGTCGACGAGATCGGCAAAGCCGTCGGCATCAGCGGGCCGGGGCTCTACCGGCACTTCGCCGGCAAGGACGCGATGCTCGCCGATCTCCTGATCGGCATCAGTGAGCGCCTCCTGGAGGAGGGCCGCCGCCGGGCGGGTGGCGGCGACGGCGGCGCCGAGGCGCTGGACGCCCTGATCAGGGGGCATGTCGACTTCGCGCTGGACGACCGCGACCTGATCACCCTGCACGACCGTGAGCTGCTGAACCTCAAGGACGAGGACCGCCGGACGGTCCGCCGGCTCCAGCGCGGCTACGTCGAACTGTGGGTGGACGTGGTCCGCCGGGCCCATCCGTCGCTGGCCGTGCCCGATGCCGAGCCGGTGGCGCGGGCCGCGGTGCACGCCGTCTTCGGGCTGATCAACTCGACTCCGCACAGCCTCGGCCCGAGTCCCGCCCAGGAGGACCGCGGCGCGCAGGAGGACCGCGCCGCCCTCCAGCGCGACAGCATGGCCGCCCTGCTGCACAGCCTGGCGCACGGCGCCTTCTCGGCGGCCGCCGGCACGGCCGCGCGCAGCTGA
- a CDS encoding hydroxymethylglutaryl-CoA lyase has product MTAAAPEPDALDLGLPAEVRDAGLPEEVRIHEVGPRDGLQNESALVPVEVKAEFIARLAGAGLRTVEATSFVHPKWVPQLADAEELAPRLAGLPARHPGLRLPVLVPNERGLDRALAHHATDIAVFASATETFARRNLNRSADEAMAMFRPVVERATGAGVRVRGYLSMCFGDPWEGPVPAEQVIRFGVRLLEMGCTELSLGDTIGVATPGQVTALLDGFGRAGVPVDRLAVHFHDTYGQALSNTLAALRGGVTTVDASAGGLGGCPYAKSATGNLATEDLVWMLHGLGIRTGVDLRALVSTSGWMARQLGRPSPSRTVQALLGDGRD; this is encoded by the coding sequence ATGACCGCCGCCGCGCCCGAGCCCGACGCGCTCGACCTGGGCCTGCCCGCCGAGGTCCGCGACGCGGGCCTGCCCGAGGAGGTCCGGATCCACGAGGTCGGGCCGCGCGACGGCCTGCAGAACGAGAGCGCCCTCGTCCCCGTGGAGGTCAAGGCCGAGTTCATCGCCCGGCTCGCCGGCGCGGGCCTGCGCACGGTGGAGGCCACCAGCTTCGTCCACCCGAAGTGGGTGCCCCAGCTCGCCGACGCCGAGGAACTGGCGCCCCGGCTGGCCGGGTTGCCCGCCCGCCACCCCGGGCTGCGACTGCCGGTCCTGGTGCCCAACGAGCGCGGGCTGGACCGCGCGCTCGCCCACCACGCCACCGACATCGCGGTGTTCGCCAGCGCCACCGAGACCTTCGCCCGCCGCAACCTCAACCGCTCGGCGGACGAGGCGATGGCGATGTTCCGCCCGGTGGTGGAACGCGCCACCGGCGCCGGCGTCCGCGTGCGCGGCTACCTCTCGATGTGCTTCGGCGACCCGTGGGAGGGCCCGGTCCCGGCCGAGCAGGTGATCCGCTTCGGCGTGCGGCTGCTGGAGATGGGCTGCACCGAACTGAGCCTCGGCGACACCATCGGCGTCGCCACCCCGGGCCAGGTCACCGCGCTGCTGGACGGCTTCGGCCGGGCCGGAGTCCCGGTCGACAGGCTCGCGGTGCACTTCCACGACACCTACGGCCAGGCGCTCAGCAACACCCTGGCCGCCCTGCGCGGTGGCGTGACCACGGTCGACGCCTCGGCCGGCGGCCTGGGCGGCTGCCCGTACGCCAAGAGCGCCACCGGCAACCTGGCCACCGAGGACCTGGTCTGGATGCTGCACGGCCTCGGCATCCGGACCGGCGTCGACCTCCGCGCCCTCGTCTCCACCAGTGGCTGGATGGCGCGGCAACTCGGCCGGCCGAGCCCGTCGCGCACCGTCCAGGCGCTGCTCGGCGACGGCCGGGACTGA
- a CDS encoding acyl-CoA dehydrogenase family protein, whose product MLDHRLNSEYEELRRTVAEFAQDVVAPKIGEFYEQGEFPYEIVREMGRMGLFGLPFSEEYGGMGGDYFALCLVLEELARVDSSVAITLEAAVSLGAMPIYRFGTEEQKREWLPRLTSGELLGAFGLTEPEGGSDAGATRTTARYDEATDEWVINGTKCFITNSGTEITGLVTVTALTEPIARSSEEGEFPSPRREISSIIVPTGTPGFQVSKKYSKVGWNASDTRELSFTDCRVPAANLLGERGRGYAQFLRILDEGRIAIAALATGLAQGCVDQSVLYAGQRRAFGRPIGANQAIQFKLADMEMRAHTSRLAWRDAASRLLHGEPFKKEAAIAKLYSSEAAVDNAREATQIHGGYGFMNEFPVARFWRDSKILEIGEGTSEVQRMLIARELGVTS is encoded by the coding sequence ATGCTCGATCACCGGCTGAACAGCGAGTACGAGGAGCTGCGGCGCACCGTCGCCGAGTTCGCCCAGGACGTGGTCGCGCCGAAGATCGGCGAGTTCTACGAGCAGGGCGAGTTCCCCTACGAGATCGTCCGTGAGATGGGGCGGATGGGCCTCTTCGGCCTGCCGTTCTCCGAGGAGTACGGGGGCATGGGCGGCGACTACTTCGCGCTCTGCCTGGTCCTGGAGGAGCTCGCCCGGGTCGACTCCTCGGTGGCGATCACCCTGGAGGCCGCGGTCTCGCTCGGCGCGATGCCGATCTACCGCTTCGGGACGGAGGAGCAGAAGCGCGAGTGGCTGCCGCGGCTGACCTCCGGCGAGTTGCTCGGGGCGTTCGGCCTGACCGAGCCCGAGGGCGGCTCCGACGCCGGCGCGACCCGCACCACGGCGCGCTACGACGAGGCCACCGACGAGTGGGTCATCAACGGCACCAAGTGCTTCATCACCAACTCCGGTACCGAGATCACCGGCCTGGTCACCGTCACCGCGCTCACCGAACCGATCGCTCGTTCGAGTGAAGAGGGCGAATTCCCCTCGCCACGGCGGGAAATCTCTTCCATCATCGTGCCCACCGGAACCCCGGGGTTCCAGGTGTCCAAGAAGTACTCGAAGGTCGGGTGGAACGCATCCGACACCCGCGAATTGTCCTTTACCGACTGCCGCGTTCCCGCGGCCAACCTGCTGGGCGAGCGCGGCCGCGGCTACGCCCAGTTCCTGCGGATCCTCGACGAGGGCCGCATCGCGATCGCAGCCCTGGCCACCGGCCTGGCCCAGGGGTGCGTCGACCAGTCAGTCCTCTACGCCGGCCAGCGCCGGGCCTTCGGCCGTCCTATCGGCGCCAACCAGGCCATCCAGTTCAAGCTCGCCGACATGGAGATGCGCGCCCACACCTCCCGCCTGGCCTGGCGGGACGCCGCATCCCGGCTGCTGCACGGCGAACCGTTCAAGAAGGAGGCCGCGATCGCCAAGCTGTACTCGTCCGAGGCCGCCGTCGACAACGCCCGTGAGGCGACCCAGATCCACGGCGGGTACGGCTTCATGAACGAATTCCCGGTCGCGCGCTTCTGGCGTGACTCCAAGATCCTGGAGATCGGGGAGGGCACTTCGGAGGTGCAGCGCATGCTCATCGCCCGTGAGCTCGGCGTCACCTCCTGA